The following are encoded in a window of Pontiella desulfatans genomic DNA:
- the dmeF gene encoding CDF family Co(II)/Ni(II) efflux transporter DmeF, translated as MRHCPLHEHDFLHGQEHGERRVYMVLFLTIVTMAVEIVAGFVFNSMALTADGWHMGTHAAAFGITIFAYRYARRHAKNPRFSFGTGKVGVLGGFASAVALGVVALLMAVESIHRMIEPREIRFTEAIWVAVIGLVVNLVSAFLLKGEHHHHHGHDHEHHHHREDHNLKAAYFHVLADAMTSVAAIIALVFGRMFGWTILDPVMGVVGSLVIARWAFGLLGQTSGILLDGSIGPEIREAIRAAVEADPELHVTDLHVWAIAPGHLAVILAVGSARPRTPAEVKALLRDIPHLVHINAEVHAG; from the coding sequence ATGAGGCATTGCCCATTGCACGAACACGATTTCCTTCACGGCCAGGAGCACGGCGAGCGGCGGGTCTACATGGTGCTGTTCCTCACCATCGTCACCATGGCGGTGGAGATTGTTGCCGGATTCGTTTTCAACTCCATGGCCCTCACCGCCGACGGTTGGCACATGGGTACGCATGCCGCGGCCTTCGGCATCACCATCTTTGCCTACCGCTATGCCCGCAGGCATGCCAAGAACCCGCGCTTCAGCTTTGGCACCGGCAAGGTCGGTGTGCTGGGTGGATTCGCCAGCGCGGTCGCCCTGGGGGTGGTGGCGTTGCTTATGGCGGTCGAGTCCATCCACCGTATGATCGAACCGCGCGAAATCCGCTTTACCGAAGCCATCTGGGTGGCCGTGATTGGCCTGGTGGTCAACCTCGTGTCCGCCTTTTTGCTCAAAGGCGAGCACCACCACCATCACGGGCATGACCACGAGCACCACCACCATCGGGAAGACCACAACCTCAAGGCCGCCTATTTCCATGTGCTGGCCGATGCCATGACGTCGGTCGCCGCCATCATCGCCCTCGTTTTCGGGCGGATGTTCGGTTGGACGATTCTCGATCCGGTCATGGGGGTGGTCGGCTCGCTCGTCATCGCCCGCTGGGCATTCGGGCTGCTCGGGCAAACCTCGGGCATCCTGCTCGATGGCAGCATCGGTCCGGAAATCCGCGAGGCCATTCGCGCTGCGGTCGAAGCCGACCCGGAATTGCACGTAACCGACCTCCACGTCTGGGCCATCGCCCCCGGCCATTTGGCGGTTATTCTGGCGGTGGGCAGCGCCCGCCCCCGCACGCCGGCGGAAGTGAAGGCCTTGCTGCGGGATATCCCGCACCTGGTACACATCAATGCGGAAGTGCACGCAGGTTGA
- a CDS encoding MFS transporter, with protein sequence MSDNDNTVHAHRMWLFIASCISLLTTSMIFAIRGDISAALSADFHLNAELMGKMWSPAFLGFTFSIFICGFAVDALGMKVMHVLSAVGFLVGLGCIIAAPMPELAEGEIVSGIFATPGTSMLFIGFLIMGIAQGIVEGVINPLAATIYPDKKGQMLNVLHAWWPGGMIIGGLLALALTKGGASWQAKMGMIAIPTVIYLVMCLMRKYPQTERVAAKVSTADMVKGTFKPLFILLFLLMWLTAAVELGPDQWFPALMKELTGMEGIIFLCYTAGLVFVIRFFGGGLVHKFSPLIVLIVCSVLTFIGLFWLGTLKTGASAAVAFTAATIFGIGKSFFWPTMLGIVAERFPKGGALAMNLMGGAGMASIAFVLPIMGGQLDTAGAGAALKMVSYLAIALIVVFTALHIGFQMKGGYKAVHVSDEE encoded by the coding sequence ATGTCCGACAACGACAATACCGTACACGCCCACCGCATGTGGCTCTTTATAGCCAGCTGCATTTCATTGCTAACCACCTCGATGATTTTTGCCATTCGAGGCGACATTTCAGCGGCCCTGAGTGCCGACTTCCATCTGAATGCAGAACTGATGGGTAAAATGTGGTCGCCCGCCTTTCTCGGCTTCACCTTCTCGATCTTTATCTGCGGATTTGCCGTTGATGCGCTCGGGATGAAGGTCATGCATGTGCTCTCAGCCGTCGGATTCCTGGTTGGGCTTGGCTGCATTATCGCCGCTCCAATGCCTGAATTGGCCGAGGGAGAGATCGTCTCGGGCATCTTCGCAACTCCAGGAACCAGTATGCTATTTATCGGATTCCTGATCATGGGCATTGCCCAGGGCATTGTGGAAGGTGTCATCAATCCGCTGGCGGCGACGATTTATCCGGACAAGAAAGGCCAGATGCTCAACGTACTGCATGCCTGGTGGCCGGGCGGTATGATTATCGGCGGATTGCTCGCCCTCGCACTGACCAAAGGCGGTGCCAGCTGGCAGGCTAAAATGGGCATGATCGCCATTCCGACCGTCATTTATCTGGTGATGTGCCTGATGCGCAAATATCCGCAGACCGAACGCGTTGCGGCAAAAGTTTCCACGGCCGACATGGTCAAGGGCACCTTCAAACCGCTCTTTATCCTGCTCTTCCTTCTCATGTGGCTCACCGCTGCCGTTGAGCTTGGCCCCGACCAATGGTTCCCGGCGCTGATGAAAGAGCTGACCGGCATGGAAGGCATCATCTTCCTCTGCTACACCGCCGGCCTCGTGTTTGTGATCCGCTTCTTCGGTGGCGGCCTCGTTCACAAGTTTTCCCCGCTGATCGTTCTGATTGTCTGTTCCGTGCTGACCTTCATTGGCCTCTTCTGGCTGGGCACACTGAAAACCGGCGCTTCAGCGGCAGTGGCCTTCACTGCGGCAACCATCTTCGGAATCGGCAAGAGTTTCTTCTGGCCGACCATGCTCGGCATTGTTGCCGAACGCTTCCCGAAAGGCGGCGCACTGGCCATGAACCTGATGGGCGGAGCCGGCATGGCTTCCATCGCCTTCGTTCTGCCGATCATGGGTGGGCAGCTTGATACCGCCGGTGCCGGCGCGGCACTGAAAATGGTGTCCTACTTGGCGATCGCGCTGATCGTGGTCTTCACCGCGTTGCATATCGGCTTCCAGATGAAGGGCGGCTACAAGGCCGTCCACGTTTCGGACGAAGAGTAA
- a CDS encoding Gfo/Idh/MocA family protein, whose amino-acid sequence MDRKLRMGMVGGGPGAFIGDVHRKAARMDGQIEIVAGAFDIDPKKSKQMGKELAIDPKRVYGDVAAMIEGELALSEEERIDFVSVCTPNHTHFPIAKAFLEAGFNVMCEKPMTLSVDEAEQLKVVAQKSKKVFGLMHNYTAYPMVKLAKDMVKQGDIGKIRKVIVQYPQGWLARATEKEGSQQAAWRTDPKKSGIAGCMGDIGTHAANLAEYITGLAIKEIAADLTTFVKGRRLDDDGNCLLRLSKGAKGLLHASQVSIGQENNLAIWIHGEDGSLEWHQEHPNWLYVDKLGEPTQIWKRGNDYIGAKSEAAGRATRLPFGHPEAFLEAFANNYCNFADTIRAKAAKRKPTDLEKDFPGIKEGVLGMKFIEAVVASSNNNAAWTKL is encoded by the coding sequence ATGGACAGAAAACTACGCATGGGAATGGTCGGTGGCGGCCCGGGCGCCTTCATCGGCGACGTACACCGCAAAGCGGCCCGCATGGACGGGCAGATCGAAATCGTGGCCGGCGCCTTCGATATCGACCCCAAGAAGTCGAAGCAGATGGGCAAGGAACTGGCCATCGACCCGAAGCGCGTCTATGGCGATGTTGCGGCGATGATCGAGGGCGAGCTGGCCCTTTCGGAAGAAGAGCGCATCGACTTTGTCTCGGTCTGCACGCCGAACCACACCCACTTCCCGATCGCCAAGGCATTCCTCGAAGCGGGCTTCAACGTCATGTGCGAAAAACCGATGACCCTCTCGGTCGATGAGGCGGAGCAGCTCAAGGTGGTTGCGCAGAAGTCGAAGAAGGTGTTCGGCCTGATGCACAACTATACCGCCTACCCGATGGTCAAGCTGGCCAAGGACATGGTGAAGCAGGGCGACATCGGCAAGATCCGCAAAGTGATCGTGCAGTATCCGCAGGGCTGGCTGGCGCGCGCCACCGAAAAAGAAGGTTCCCAACAGGCCGCCTGGCGTACCGATCCCAAAAAATCGGGCATTGCCGGCTGCATGGGCGACATCGGCACCCACGCCGCCAACCTGGCCGAATACATCACGGGCCTGGCGATCAAGGAAATCGCCGCCGACCTGACGACCTTTGTCAAGGGCCGCCGCCTCGACGACGACGGCAACTGCCTGCTTCGGCTGAGCAAGGGGGCCAAGGGCCTGCTGCACGCCAGCCAGGTTTCGATCGGCCAGGAAAACAACCTCGCCATCTGGATTCATGGCGAAGACGGTTCGCTGGAATGGCACCAGGAGCATCCGAACTGGCTCTACGTCGACAAGCTCGGCGAACCGACCCAGATCTGGAAGCGCGGCAACGACTACATCGGCGCCAAATCCGAAGCCGCCGGCCGGGCCACGCGCCTGCCGTTCGGCCACCCGGAAGCCTTCCTCGAAGCCTTCGCCAACAACTACTGCAACTTTGCCGACACCATTCGCGCCAAAGCGGCAAAGCGCAAGCCGACCGACCTCGAGAAGGACTTCCCGGGCATTAAGGAAGGCGTTCTCGGCATGAAATTCATCGAAGCCGTCGTTGCTAGCTCCAACAACAACGCGGCGTGGACTAAATTATAA
- a CDS encoding AraC family transcriptional regulator, whose product MDKVGFKKDFLARMHSPEQMQLLFNHLPDVYYFVKDRDGRFVMANDTFVKQCGASTEDEIIGKTDFDFFPLGRAETYVNDDNHVMSTGESIIDRVELAPDPGNSINWFITCKVPVYSNEGDIIGLAGTARDITRAGLALRPYTEMRAVLEFVRDNYPQAIEIKELAALVHLSISQFERRFRKVFQISPLKHIMNVRIRAASLRLTTTNDTIAAIALDCGFYDHSHFTRNFRKVMGVSPKEYRKQYMG is encoded by the coding sequence ATGGACAAGGTTGGATTTAAGAAGGACTTTCTGGCAAGGATGCATAGCCCGGAGCAGATGCAACTGCTCTTCAACCACCTGCCGGACGTCTACTATTTCGTGAAGGATCGCGACGGACGCTTTGTGATGGCGAACGATACGTTCGTGAAACAGTGCGGCGCCTCCACGGAGGACGAGATCATCGGCAAAACCGATTTCGACTTCTTCCCGCTCGGCCGCGCCGAAACCTATGTCAACGACGACAACCACGTGATGTCGACCGGCGAAAGCATCATCGACCGCGTCGAGCTGGCTCCGGACCCCGGCAACTCCATCAACTGGTTCATCACCTGCAAGGTGCCGGTCTACTCCAACGAAGGCGACATCATCGGCCTCGCCGGAACCGCGCGCGACATCACCCGCGCCGGCCTCGCCCTGCGGCCCTACACCGAAATGCGCGCCGTGCTCGAATTCGTGCGCGACAACTATCCCCAGGCGATCGAGATCAAGGAACTGGCCGCGCTGGTGCACCTCTCCATCAGCCAGTTCGAACGGCGCTTCCGCAAGGTCTTCCAGATTTCACCCCTCAAGCACATCATGAACGTGCGCATCCGCGCCGCCAGCCTGCGGCTCACCACCACCAACGACACCATCGCCGCCATCGCACTCGACTGCGGCTTCTACGACCACTCCCACTTCACCCGCAACTTCCGCAAGGTCATGGGCGTCTCTCCCAAGGAATATCGCAAGCAATATATGGGGTAG
- a CDS encoding GOLPH3/VPS74 family protein, translating into MERSKCLFLYEEIMLLALRNDKGTVAAGFVEYAVAGAVLAELLLDGRISVGDTKKKLVDLKTADPVGDPVIDECLERMGAAKRRASLNTWVSRLAGIKGLRHKVAQQLCDRGILRAEEGSVLFIFTRKTYPELNPEPEMKIVERLRSAIFCEGDRLDPRTVVLISLAHSNNLLSENLGRKEIRSQKKRIERIVNGELIGKATKEVIEACQAAVMVAVIVPTIMASS; encoded by the coding sequence ATGGAACGCTCGAAATGTCTATTCTTGTATGAAGAAATAATGCTGCTGGCCCTGCGCAACGACAAGGGCACGGTTGCCGCCGGCTTCGTGGAGTATGCCGTCGCGGGCGCCGTGTTGGCCGAGCTGCTGCTCGATGGCCGAATCTCCGTTGGCGACACGAAGAAAAAGCTGGTCGATCTCAAGACCGCGGATCCGGTTGGCGATCCGGTTATCGATGAGTGCCTGGAGCGAATGGGGGCTGCAAAGAGGCGCGCCTCCTTGAATACCTGGGTTTCCCGGCTGGCCGGCATCAAAGGCCTCAGGCACAAGGTGGCGCAACAGCTCTGCGACCGCGGCATTCTCCGCGCCGAGGAGGGCTCCGTGCTGTTTATCTTCACGCGCAAGACCTATCCCGAGCTTAATCCCGAGCCGGAAATGAAGATCGTCGAACGGTTGCGATCGGCGATCTTTTGCGAAGGAGACCGGCTTGATCCACGCACGGTCGTCTTGATCTCCCTGGCCCACAGCAACAACCTGCTAAGCGAAAACCTGGGGCGGAAGGAAATACGATCCCAAAAGAAGCGGATTGAACGGATTGTCAATGGCGAGCTGATCGGCAAGGCCACGAAGGAAGTGATTGAAGCCTGCCAGGCCGCCGTGATGGTTGCGGTGATCGTTCCGACCATCATGGCCAGTAGTTGA
- a CDS encoding DUF2007 domain-containing protein, with protein sequence MGMDNQVVLTSFVQELDAQMVVMELQAGGIDAVLQKDDCGGMRPFITSERGIEVLVPAADLQRAREILALIPNEEAEAVALEKPRRRLSKIDLTAMLVVGIVVGSIGSWVYVKDKYFVREAEIDRNGDGVTDQVWFYGKDGYCTGGHADNNFDGKWDEWHTFVDGAIDLTKTDTDFNGVPDVEWKYLFGVAAQENWRPNGAEVVNKRVFLKHGIPVRELVDSDRNGTFDLETGFDAFGNKTNSMPVQK encoded by the coding sequence ATGGGTATGGATAACCAGGTGGTGCTGACATCGTTTGTTCAGGAACTGGATGCGCAAATGGTCGTGATGGAGCTGCAGGCGGGCGGCATCGATGCCGTTCTCCAGAAGGACGATTGCGGCGGGATGCGCCCATTCATCACATCGGAGCGGGGCATCGAGGTTCTGGTGCCTGCCGCGGATCTGCAACGGGCCCGGGAAATCCTCGCCCTGATCCCGAATGAAGAAGCTGAGGCGGTTGCATTGGAAAAGCCCCGGCGGCGACTCTCGAAGATTGATCTGACGGCCATGCTCGTGGTTGGTATTGTGGTCGGATCTATCGGCTCCTGGGTGTATGTGAAGGACAAATATTTCGTACGGGAAGCAGAGATTGACCGCAACGGGGACGGAGTTACCGACCAAGTGTGGTTCTACGGCAAAGATGGCTACTGTACAGGGGGGCATGCCGATAATAACTTTGATGGCAAATGGGACGAGTGGCATACGTTTGTGGATGGCGCCATTGACCTCACGAAAACCGATACGGATTTCAACGGGGTGCCGGATGTGGAATGGAAGTATCTATTCGGAGTTGCCGCGCAGGAAAACTGGCGGCCGAATGGGGCCGAGGTGGTGAACAAGCGGGTTTTTCTCAAGCACGGCATTCCGGTCAGGGAGCTGGTGGATAGCGATCGTAATGGAACATTCGACCTGGAAACTGGCTTCGATGCCTTCGGCAACAAAACCAATTCCATGCCCGTCCAAAAGTGA
- a CDS encoding DUF1573 domain-containing protein, whose protein sequence is MILSFHHPDQKLLSLCFLNLFVAIPSLARPKLGCESPKYDFGTVIGQEKIPHEFILKNTGDEPVVVSRIKTCCNPVMQSTKCLRQPTC, encoded by the coding sequence ATGATCCTGTCATTCCATCATCCTGACCAAAAGCTTTTGTCTTTGTGTTTCTTGAACCTTTTTGTGGCCATCCCCTCGTTGGCTAGGCCGAAGCTGGGTTGCGAGTCTCCGAAGTATGATTTCGGGACGGTGATTGGCCAGGAGAAGATCCCCCATGAATTCATCCTGAAGAATACGGGCGACGAGCCGGTGGTTGTGTCGAGGATCAAGACCTGTTGCAATCCGGTAATGCAATCTACCAAGTGCTTACGGCAACCAACCTGTTGA
- a CDS encoding metallophosphoesterase family protein — MQTAKPTRIGLLTDLHYDGGAKAMNRLYESVATLNAGNIDAMVVMGDLVNGTSEQNTKRLLREVSALCDAFSGQIWFMHGNHDLDYLSKPQFYNALGRAGDRSRFHFELGGYGFICIDGNFRPDGTEYDCGNFEWETAAVPEEQLDWLRGRLAASLLPVVVISHQRIDKACTHAVRNHAEVREMISLSGKVRAVFQGHNHEDDLLQIDGTSYYTLSAHKDDAGPAVLELGAKGIRLLRDFHLSEVV, encoded by the coding sequence ATGCAAACTGCGAAACCAACCCGCATCGGATTACTGACCGACCTCCACTACGATGGCGGTGCCAAGGCGATGAACCGGCTCTATGAATCCGTTGCCACACTCAACGCCGGGAATATCGATGCCATGGTGGTGATGGGCGATCTGGTGAATGGCACAAGTGAGCAGAATACCAAGCGCCTGTTGCGCGAGGTGTCGGCGCTGTGCGATGCCTTCAGCGGGCAGATCTGGTTCATGCATGGCAACCATGATCTCGATTACCTTTCGAAACCGCAGTTCTACAATGCCCTGGGCCGGGCCGGCGACCGGTCGCGGTTCCATTTCGAACTGGGCGGGTACGGTTTCATCTGCATCGATGGCAATTTCCGGCCGGATGGCACGGAATACGACTGCGGGAATTTTGAGTGGGAGACGGCGGCCGTCCCCGAGGAACAGCTCGACTGGCTGCGGGGCCGTCTGGCGGCCTCCCTGCTCCCGGTGGTGGTCATCAGCCACCAGCGCATCGACAAGGCATGCACCCACGCCGTCCGCAACCATGCCGAGGTGCGGGAGATGATTTCGCTCTCCGGAAAGGTGAGGGCGGTCTTCCAGGGCCATAACCACGAGGATGACCTGCTGCAGATCGACGGAACCTCATACTATACGCTCAGCGCCCACAAGGACGATGCCGGCCCGGCCGTGCTTGAACTCGGTGCCAAGGGGATCCGCCTGCTGCGCGACTTCCATCTTTCCGAGGTGGTTTGA
- the alaS gene encoding alanine--tRNA ligase yields the protein MTSNEIRQSFFDFFESKQHTIVKSGSLLPDAPNLLFTNAGMNQFVPIFLGQANCPYTPGRAADTQKCIRAGGKHNDLDDVGLDTYHHTFFEMLGNWSFGDYFKKEAIDWSWELITQVWGFPAERVYATYFGGDDISEADLEAKELWLRHLPAERVVPGNRKDNFWMMGDTGPCGPCSELHVDLTPNGDCGAGMVNADSADCIEIWNLVFMQFNANVDGSFAPLPAQHVDTGMGFERACSIIQCTQNFTDFSGVISNYETDVFTPIFNALAEMSGKQYTSTLPADPAKQTEQEAIDVAFRVIADHIRCLSFSIADGIIPSNEGRGYVLRRILRRAVRYGRTLGFTQPFFFKLADTVVESFGGAFPELVKNHARVSKTLKAEEESFNRTLDKGMDVFDAILGSTKSKTIDGADVFKLYDTYGFPYDLTELMAREQGMRIDEDGFERLMNAQREKARADHASKKSVVLAEDGGFDADATPFAGYETTQLETEVLDVIDGTTVILKQTPFYPESGGQQGDHGTLKADGVEFRVTDTQKTADGVILHTGEPVSGELKKGAAVTANVCRGRRDKIRRNHTSTHLLNAALREVVDSSVKQAGSMVASDYLRFDFNYFEAVKPEQLREIERLVNKQILKNTEVATAEMSLADVQKADDIQAVFDDKYGETVRVVGIGDFSKELCGGVHVSTTGQIGQFRIVSESSVAAGIRRIEAVTGLAAFEWAAEEHDLLVGLSKNLSVKPADLPERIKTMADQAKAAEKQLKEMQTKAAVSNIDGLVDKVEKAGDVQVLASDLGEMSMDALRQVLDGLRQKIGSAVIVVGSCNDGKACLAASISDDLVAKGIHAGKLIGQIAKICNGGGGGKPDKAQAGGKDGSKVGEAIQAVAGIVEQMNG from the coding sequence ATGACATCCAATGAAATCCGCCAATCGTTTTTCGATTTTTTTGAATCGAAGCAGCACACCATTGTCAAATCGGGCAGTCTGCTTCCCGACGCCCCGAACCTGCTTTTCACCAACGCCGGCATGAACCAGTTCGTACCGATCTTCCTTGGCCAGGCCAACTGCCCCTACACGCCCGGCCGCGCCGCCGACACCCAGAAGTGCATCCGCGCCGGCGGCAAGCACAACGACCTCGACGATGTCGGTCTCGACACCTACCACCACACCTTTTTCGAAATGCTCGGCAACTGGTCGTTCGGCGACTATTTCAAGAAGGAGGCCATCGACTGGTCCTGGGAACTCATTACCCAGGTGTGGGGTTTCCCGGCGGAGCGCGTCTATGCAACCTACTTCGGTGGCGACGACATCTCGGAGGCCGACCTCGAAGCCAAGGAACTCTGGCTGCGCCACCTGCCCGCCGAGCGCGTCGTTCCCGGCAACCGCAAGGATAATTTCTGGATGATGGGCGACACCGGCCCCTGCGGCCCGTGCTCCGAGCTGCACGTCGACCTGACGCCCAACGGCGACTGCGGCGCCGGCATGGTGAATGCCGACAGCGCCGACTGCATCGAGATCTGGAACCTTGTGTTCATGCAGTTCAATGCGAACGTCGATGGCTCCTTCGCGCCGCTTCCCGCCCAGCATGTCGATACCGGCATGGGCTTCGAGCGCGCCTGCTCGATCATCCAATGCACCCAGAATTTCACCGACTTCTCGGGCGTCATCTCCAACTACGAAACCGATGTCTTCACCCCGATCTTCAACGCGCTCGCGGAAATGAGCGGGAAGCAATACACCAGCACGCTGCCCGCCGACCCGGCCAAGCAGACCGAACAGGAAGCCATCGATGTCGCGTTCCGTGTAATCGCCGACCACATCCGCTGCCTCTCGTTCTCCATCGCCGACGGCATCATCCCGTCGAACGAAGGGCGGGGCTATGTGCTGCGCCGCATCCTGCGCCGCGCCGTCCGCTATGGCCGGACGCTCGGTTTCACCCAACCCTTCTTTTTCAAGCTCGCGGACACCGTGGTGGAATCCTTCGGCGGGGCCTTCCCGGAGCTCGTCAAGAACCACGCCCGCGTCAGCAAGACGCTCAAGGCCGAGGAGGAATCCTTCAACCGCACGCTGGATAAAGGCATGGACGTGTTCGATGCCATTCTGGGCAGCACCAAATCGAAAACGATTGATGGTGCGGATGTTTTCAAGCTCTACGACACCTATGGCTTCCCGTACGACCTGACCGAGCTGATGGCCCGGGAGCAGGGCATGCGGATCGATGAGGATGGCTTCGAGCGCCTGATGAACGCGCAGCGCGAAAAGGCCCGCGCCGACCACGCCTCCAAAAAATCCGTCGTGCTCGCGGAAGATGGCGGCTTCGATGCCGATGCAACGCCCTTCGCGGGCTATGAAACCACCCAGCTCGAAACCGAAGTGCTCGACGTGATCGACGGCACCACGGTCATCCTGAAGCAAACCCCGTTCTATCCCGAGTCCGGCGGACAGCAGGGCGACCATGGAACGCTCAAGGCCGACGGCGTGGAGTTCCGGGTAACCGATACGCAGAAAACGGCCGACGGCGTCATCCTGCACACCGGGGAACCCGTTTCCGGCGAACTCAAGAAAGGCGCCGCCGTCACCGCCAACGTGTGCCGCGGCCGGCGCGACAAGATCCGCCGCAACCACACCTCCACCCACCTGCTCAACGCCGCCCTGCGCGAGGTGGTCGATTCCTCCGTCAAGCAGGCCGGTTCCATGGTGGCTTCCGACTATCTCCGGTTCGACTTCAATTATTTCGAAGCCGTGAAGCCCGAACAGCTGCGCGAAATCGAACGGTTGGTGAACAAGCAGATTCTAAAGAACACCGAAGTGGCCACCGCCGAAATGTCGCTCGCCGACGTGCAGAAGGCCGACGATATCCAGGCCGTCTTCGACGACAAGTATGGCGAAACCGTCCGCGTTGTGGGCATCGGCGACTTCAGCAAGGAACTCTGCGGCGGAGTCCACGTTTCCACCACCGGCCAGATTGGCCAGTTCCGCATCGTTTCCGAATCCTCCGTGGCGGCCGGCATCCGCCGCATCGAAGCCGTCACTGGTTTGGCCGCCTTCGAATGGGCCGCCGAGGAGCACGACCTGCTGGTCGGCCTCAGCAAGAACCTCAGCGTGAAACCCGCCGATCTGCCCGAGCGCATCAAAACCATGGCCGACCAGGCCAAGGCCGCCGAAAAGCAACTCAAGGAAATGCAGACCAAGGCGGCGGTTTCCAACATCGACGGACTCGTCGACAAGGTTGAGAAGGCCGGCGATGTGCAAGTGCTCGCGTCCGACCTCGGCGAGATGTCGATGGATGCCTTGCGCCAGGTGCTCGATGGCCTCCGCCAGAAGATCGGGAGCGCGGTCATCGTGGTCGGCAGCTGCAACGATGGCAAGGCCTGCCTGGCCGCCAGTATTTCGGACGACCTCGTGGCGAAGGGCATCCATGCCGGCAAGCTGATTGGCCAGATCGCGAAAATCTGCAACGGCGGCGGCGGTGGTAAGCCCGACAAGGCCCAGGCCGGCGGCAAGGACGGCTCCAAGGTTGGCGAAGCCATCCAGGCCGTCGCCGGCATCGTCGAGCAAATGAACGGCTAA
- a CDS encoding DUF504 domain-containing protein — METIHQLLSRIHWDAEFGQGEFSVGIYDRVEDAVGFLSLDRLSLEKGNHFSFTVNIDGEIVTIPFHRIREVRKNGETIWKR; from the coding sequence ATGGAAACGATCCACCAGCTTTTGAGCCGGATCCATTGGGATGCAGAGTTTGGCCAAGGCGAGTTCTCGGTTGGGATCTACGACCGGGTCGAGGATGCGGTCGGGTTCCTTTCCCTGGATCGGCTGTCGCTGGAAAAGGGCAACCACTTTTCATTCACGGTCAACATCGACGGCGAAATCGTCACGATCCCCTTCCACCGCATCCGCGAAGTGCGCAAGAACGGCGAAACCATTTGGAAACGTTGA